The window AGTCCTTGAATTTCTAATTAATTCCCATTTTCCCCTCAGACAACAGCCACCCAAAACTACCAGCTTTTATGGAAAGAGGATTTTCTTAACAGGATGAAGGATTCACCCTATTATATAGTGTCTGCCAATCAGGATTCTCAAAGCCAAGAGCACAAAGACTGGCGAGAGGTAATCCAGCTTTTACTTCTTGTATATATCTTTCATATAAAGacaatttttctttattcaaCCTTCAGAAAGCCATTGAGCGTATGAAACTAAAAACACAACCCGAATTCGACTACAAGTCCATGCCCCGCGAACTTAATCTATCTAGCCGCAAGCGTCGTACCGCCGATGTCCGGCCGAAGTTGCTtgcaaagaaaacaaatatagAAGATAGACTGAAAATTCTGGAGCAGAAGGAACTGAAGACTGGCGGCGCCGAAGAAGACGAAGTCAAACAAGAATCTGATTCCGAGCAGGAAGAGGAGCAAGATGATCCTGAGGCGGCAATGGACGAAGAGATGGATGAAGAGAACGACTACGGGAACACATATTTCGATAATGGAGAAGCCTACAACGATGATGACGACAATCTGGACGATGGTCCCGTGTACTGAGCCAAAATACAAACattctataaaataattttggatCTGTGATTTACTAGTCGCCACTTTCAGCTTATTTAACACAAATTATGGGTTTACATTAAGGGAATATAAGCTGGTTTAGTCCAGGCTCTTGGGGGCAGAGTAGTTGAAGTGGATCAGACCAGACGACTTCACCTGTAAAAAGGATGGGTGTTATAAGAGGCACTTTGATAGGGTGTGTCGAAGAAAACTCACGAATCCAATGGTGCCAGCCAGGACAAGGATGCCAGTCAGGAGGACGGCGTTGTATTTGCTGTTCTGCTGGCTGTGCTGCTCCTTCCAGTCTCCGGCGGGGACGGGCAGGTCGTTCATGGTGGAGTGCTCGTGGTGGCCACCGTGGTAAGCGGCACGGGACAGAGCGCCAACTGCAAATAGAGATTATTAGTCATTTCTTGTGGTAATCTCCGCCTAGGTGCTCCTCATCGATTCCTTGTAGTGCCCTCACATTATGTAATTTTTAAGGTTAGCAGATGGACTGAAAAAGGCCATTCCCGATCGATAACTCACCATTCTTGACCAGGAGACCCTGCTTGACAATGTGCTTGACCAACATGATTGCTCGAAAGTTGCTGAAAACAGTTTATTCTCGTTTATTTTtgtcagaaatatttttttgcgaGAAAACTCACCCGTAGATAATCGATGTATCGAACAATGTGGCCGTTTCAGGGTTCTGTTAAAATCTAACATAAAGTTGACCCTCTGTTATCCCGCACTGTTAGATCAGCTGTTGTGTGGAGGCGTTTCTTGAGTGACTGTTGCAAGTGCAAACGCAAACAATTGGCAAATTGGTGGAAATAGGTATTAAATTCGCACCCAGTGCCTTGTCTAACATTCCCAACCAGCCATGCTGTCCATCGGAGCCCTGGCCAACATCAAGCACACGCTGCAGAAGGAGCTCTTCCTGGCCTCCGGTGAACGCCTTCTTTCTGTCGTCACAGTAGTTAAGAAAAAAGACAAGAAGCCGTGCTATCTCTGCGTTGTTACTACGGCACCCCCAGTTCCTGTGATTACTCTCTGCCTAGTGAAGCAGTCGGAGCAGCGGGACGGCGAGTACAAGCGTAAGCGGAGCTGGCAGCTGGACGAGATCAAGTGGGTGGACGGGAGGAACGAGCAGTTCGAGACTCACGAGTTTGATCTGCAACTCGAGAAAGTGTATAAATGGTACGCCCTTAATCTGCATGAGCGCCAAAACTTCCTGGCGGTGCTAAACAGGCAGGTCCAGAAGAGTGTGCGTGGCCAGAGGGCCGAGTTCCGGAATGTGCCAAGTGCTTGGCTTTCGGAGAAGTCGCCGGAAAAGGTGGCTTTGGGCAGAGCGGCCCAGAAGGCCATACAGCACACCGACGACGAGGAAGACGAGGAGGAGGCCCAAGAGTTCACCGCCCTCACCGACAAAGAAGCCAATGAGCTGGGGAAACTTTTCTCCGAGTGCGACTTTGCCATCAAGGATGCGGAACAGTTCATCGAGCAGTTATCCCGTGAACTGCACGACCTGGATGGGGTAAGTAAAATGATTTAATCCACGAGCTTATAATGTTAATTAATTGTTTCAATCCCAGGCAAACATTCAAAGTGTCTTGGCATCGGAGCAAAAGGTTTTGAAGATGATGGAACACATCGACAATGCCATCTCTGAAGCTGACAAGTTCGAGACTCGCCTGGATAGCTATGAGGATATTCTGGGCCATGTTAAGGAGACCATGGAGAAAATTGGCGGGAAGAATGCCATGATCGAGATagccaacaataacaatattaAACTGATGAAGGAACTCAACAAAGTCATTGTAAGTCCTGCAAAGATATTATTTCCTTACTTTAGTTCATCTCTATTATGCTTTTAGAGCCAACTAGACTTGCCGCACAGCCAGCAGCAGGCCCTGGATGAACCTGATCTTAAGACAACCACTGGACGCAAGGCGGCCATAGCTGCCGCTCAGTGTCTTCAGCAGGCTATGAACAGCGACATAGATCCCGCCCTGCTTCGGTTGGAGGCAGTTCAGGATCAGCGAAAACGTTTCGAGAAATGGAAACAGAAGTTCTCGGCCACTGTCAGTCGATTTATGAACAACCTCTTTATCCATCTGGGCAACGAGATCGGAGACATGCCCGTTACAAGTACTGAGCTGACTTTGCCCAACCATTCCAATGTACACCGAGAACTCACGCCTTACACTGAACTGATGCACTGGACAAAGGCCATGGATCGGAAAACGTACGATGGTTTGATGAGGGTTTACACGGCCTCGCTAAGTAAAATCTATGAGAGAGATGTTAggaatttctttaatttggtAGGTATTACtatttaaaatgttatatTCCCACTATATAAAGACCTCACCCTTTAGGCTAAAATGCAAGTCTCTGAAAAACTTCGCAGCTCGCGCGAAGATCTGGATATGTCTACCTCTTCTCGAAAGTCTGCAGTGTCCACCATCCCATACGGCACTCTAGGCATCAATCGTGAACAATGGGGACCTGGAGTGGAGAGTGCGGATCGCATCCGCTTTGATGCTCTTTTGGAAAAGGTGCTAGCCGAGCTGGAACCAATAGCCCTGCAGGAGCAGCTCTTCTGCATTAACTTTTTCCAGATGGATGTGATTAGTCCCACGACGAAGAATACACAGACAACCCTGGAGATGGAGAAGGCAGTGGACATGTCGCAGTCTGTCCTGGCGGGAGCAGTTTCCCCCTCCGCAGAGGGAGTGCCTCAGAAACGGATCGATCGCCAGATAAACGAGGATGTTCGTAAGCTAATGATGGGTCTCTTTGGGTGTTTGGAACCCGAATTGGTTAGCTTTATACAAAGCTTCGAACGAGTGGATAGTTTGTGAGTAATACAGCATATTATATTGTCGAAGGAAAATAATATACCATTTCTTTCCGCTTTAGTTACTCTCTGTACGTTCTGGTTCGCCTCACCCAGCATGTCATGTCCGCCCAGGACACACATTCCTTCCTGAGCATGACCTTTGCTTCGGCTTTGGTTCAGGTGAAGCGTAATTTTGATCGCTTTATGCAGCAACAGCTTCAGTCGATCCGCGAAGCCAAGCTCCACAAGCGTTCCAAAGCCATTCTGCCTTATGTGGAGAACTTTGAGAACTTTGCCCAGACAGCGGAGGGCATATTCCGTAAATCGGATCGGCGCACTGACATGGAGAAGTGGTACCTGCAGTTGGTTAACGCCATCTTCGAGGGCATTCATCTCCACTCCCAGGAGCACCCCAAGACCCCATCGCAGGTGGTGCGGATGGAGAACTACCACCACATGTATGCACTGCTGGCCCAGCTCAAGGTACCTGGCCTGGATGCCCTGAAAAAGGAGGCTAAAACGCGTTACACCGAGGCGTTGAAAGCTTATGTGACTCAGTACTTCGGCCGGCCGCTCGAGAAGCTGAATGTAAGTTCATTGGCCTTTAGCACGGAGCTTCTTGTGACTTAATTTTCTCCCTCTTACCTTCCAGCAATTCTTCGAGGGTGTGCAGCAGAAGGTGGCGCAGGGCGTCAAGGAGACGGAGATCAGTTATCAGATGGCCTTCTCCAAGCAGGAGTTACGAAAGGTTATATCCCAGTATCCGGCGAGGGAAGTGAAAAAGGGTCTGGAGAACCTATACAAGAAGGTGGAGAAGCATCTCAGCGAGGAGGAGAATCTGTTACAGGTAGTGTGGCGTGCCATGCAGGAGGAGTTCATTGCCCAGTACAACTATCTGGAGGAAAGAATCCAGAAGTGCTATGCGGGCGCCATGATCAATCTAGAGTTCAATATCCAGGACATACTCAACTTTTTCTCAGACATTGCGCGGTCTCATTGATCACGGAAGGGGTTGTAAAGTGTCTATGCCGACAATTATTTTTAAGTGCAATAGTATTTAAAGCGTTGTTACTTTTGATTGGAAAATATATGgcgcaaaaatatttaaaattatgaataTCTATTAGAGATTAAAGTGGCTTGTGGCTAAGAGAACGTAATGAAAGTTTAAATtacaaaagtttttaaagaaataaaaattctaaaatgttaaaaacaGTTGAAAACAatgtaatttattattttaaagataGCTTCCACGAGAGCGACCGAGAGCTGTAGCTTTTCTACAGCTCTCAGCTCCCGAAGTGTGTTCGGGGCCCGAACCACGTTCCACACAACCATCGAAAGCCACCAGCGAAGCTGCACCACCTTGAGTTCCACCACATTCAAGTTTCGCGCCACAGTCGGATCGGTTGTCGGTCGAACCCGTCGCTCCTCCATTGAAACCCTTAATCAGAAACCATTTTATTGTGtgcatttttaaattgttCTATGTGTTTTTCGAGTGCGCGTGTTTTGAGTTCCTCCTGTTTTGATGCAACTGCGTGAAATGCAAATGGTaattgcaaagaaaaaaataaaaaaagcagcAAAGTGAATATTTAAAAGCCCGCCGTTTCTAAGCCATCCGAAACGATCCTCCCTCCTGTCTGgctaaaatttttatatagcTCTATAGCGCGACCCGTCCGACCAGTTTCGTGCTGCGGTTGTCGCTCCTGACTCGATTCTCCTTGCCTCCTTACctttcagtatttttttttcactccTTACCTTGCCTTGCCCTCGGTCTTTGCATTTCTCATGCACACACGCTCCCCAttttcaaagtttttttttttttatatatattcgtGCTCCCGTGCTCATGTTCTTCCACTTTTTCGGTTATAATACAGTGGTTACCGGTTAAACGTCATTCCGGTTAGGAGATACTACTGTTAAAACAAATCGCTTGTTTTTATGAATATTTCTTTAAGAGATTGGCCCATGATTGGCTTGTTGACTAACCGGATGGGTTGATGAATGCATGCTAGACTAATGATTATTCCAAAATAgatttaaaaacatataactTTAGAGGCCTTTTAATATGTATATCCCTGACTGGCTATAACTTTTTCCAAAACCCTATAGCCACTGTAGGTTTCTTCCTTTTCCGCTGCCTCCTCTTTGGTCAGCGCCTTTGTTTTTACCTTTGTGGCGGTCATCGGAcaattgttgttgccgctgccGTGCATTTTAACGAAGCTTCAGTGAAACCTGGCCCACCTTGATACACCTAGCCTCCGGCGAGTCAGTCTGttagccagccgatcgcctcccaGCAAGTTCAATGCTGTGGCAATGCGATGCGATGCATTTTCGACTTCCGCCACAACAATTAGCCTTAGCTTACCTTACACTCACAAAACGCACTGTAATCGCCGTGTACTTGGAGAAACGGAGGATAAAGTGCGCGATAAGACTGTGACTATAACTACGAACTGTGACTATAACTTTGTGCATTAAGTGCAAGACAGTTATCTATGTCATCAGTAAATATTGTAATCACGGAGATGATCTTGAGTCATAAAAAATACCTCGGGATTCGGTGGGCTTGGTATAAACATGCTTGTAATTTTTACAGGTACTTCAGCACTAAAGTGGTTCATATTACTCCATTGACACCTTGAAAGAATCagaattgtttattttcccATTGTTTAAAAGGCGGCTCTATCAAAGGTGCCATCTACATATGTGTGTTCATATGGctctatattatttaatttcccAGTTTAATTAGCTCCAGTTTAATTAGCATTTTAATTAGTTGTTTGTCTGAAGAGAATTGTACATTTTTTGCACTTGATAAGCAGAGAGGAATAATGGTCCATTACTGAAGAGACTCTCTCTTGTTTTCACTGAAAGTAATTATTAGGAAGTGGTcgtgcgtatacgtaatattttcataaaaatattgaatattgaAGAAGGAAAGTTTGAGCTCCTTCCTTATAAGTTATAACTTTCTTTAGagtaaattttattgtttttttctccTGTGTACCTGCTTGTCACACTTTAATATCTCTATCTCCCACCGAGATAGTGAACAAGAATTAATGGTATGTGAACCATATAAATTCCCTCTTGTTTTCACTCCGTATCAAGTGtgtttacttatttatttaccAAACAGACAAATATTTACGTGGCACATTTAGAACATTTAATGAAGTCGGAGGTGCCTTGAGAGGAAATTGCATAGGACTGCGTAATATCCGTCGTGGAAATGCATTGcccggcaaatatttatttgcacACAGTTATTATTATCTTTTGTTTCGGTACTCAGGAAGGTGAATACTGCTAGCACCACCTCC of the Drosophila ananassae strain 14024-0371.13 chromosome 2R, ASM1763931v2, whole genome shotgun sequence genome contains:
- the LOC6493044 gene encoding uncharacterized protein LOC6493044 — protein: MLVKHIVKQGLLVKNVGALSRAAYHGGHHEHSTMNDLPVPAGDWKEQHSQQNSKYNAVLLTGILVLAGTIGFVKSSGLIHFNYSAPKSLD
- the LOC6506944 gene encoding DNA-directed RNA polymerase III subunit RPC7-like, with the protein product MAGRGRGGKTGTLTAEQMAMLGCTKDLPVQTAPPPTFPPVLNRPTTLETTATQNYQLLWKEDFLNRMKDSPYYIVSANQDSQSQEHKDWREKAIERMKLKTQPEFDYKSMPRELNLSSRKRRTADVRPKLLAKKTNIEDRLKILEQKELKTGGAEEDEVKQESDSEQEEEQDDPEAAMDEEMDEENDYGNTYFDNGEAYNDDDDNLDDGPVY
- the LOC6506945 gene encoding exocyst complex component 1, with the protein product MLSIGALANIKHTLQKELFLASGERLLSVVTVVKKKDKKPCYLCVVTTAPPVPVITLCLVKQSEQRDGEYKRKRSWQLDEIKWVDGRNEQFETHEFDLQLEKVYKWYALNLHERQNFLAVLNRQVQKSVRGQRAEFRNVPSAWLSEKSPEKVALGRAAQKAIQHTDDEEDEEEAQEFTALTDKEANELGKLFSECDFAIKDAEQFIEQLSRELHDLDGANIQSVLASEQKVLKMMEHIDNAISEADKFETRLDSYEDILGHVKETMEKIGGKNAMIEIANNNNIKLMKELNKVISQLDLPHSQQQALDEPDLKTTTGRKAAIAAAQCLQQAMNSDIDPALLRLEAVQDQRKRFEKWKQKFSATVSRFMNNLFIHLGNEIGDMPVTSTELTLPNHSNVHRELTPYTELMHWTKAMDRKTYDGLMRVYTASLSKIYERDVRNFFNLAKMQVSEKLRSSREDLDMSTSSRKSAVSTIPYGTLGINREQWGPGVESADRIRFDALLEKVLAELEPIALQEQLFCINFFQMDVISPTTKNTQTTLEMEKAVDMSQSVLAGAVSPSAEGVPQKRIDRQINEDVRKLMMGLFGCLEPELVSFIQSFERVDSFYSLYVLVRLTQHVMSAQDTHSFLSMTFASALVQVKRNFDRFMQQQLQSIREAKLHKRSKAILPYVENFENFAQTAEGIFRKSDRRTDMEKWYLQLVNAIFEGIHLHSQEHPKTPSQVVRMENYHHMYALLAQLKVPGLDALKKEAKTRYTEALKAYVTQYFGRPLEKLNQFFEGVQQKVAQGVKETEISYQMAFSKQELRKVISQYPAREVKKGLENLYKKVEKHLSEEENLLQVVWRAMQEEFIAQYNYLEERIQKCYAGAMINLEFNIQDILNFFSDIARSH